CCGCTGACGAACTGAGCACCGCCACGGTGACGCACCTGCCGGCGCGCCCTGATCCACCGCCCGACCTGTCCGAGGCCGAGGGCGCCGAGTGGCGCGAGATCGTCCACCGCCTGCCGGCCGACTGGTTCCCTCGCGAGACTCACGGCCTGCTGGCGCAATACTGCCGTCACGTGGTGGCGTCGCGAAGGGTGGCGCAGCTGATCGAGGGTGCCGACGATGATGACGTGCCGGCACTGGCCCGGCTGTTGCGGATGCAGGTTGCGCAGTCCGGCGCGATCGCCGCCTTGGCCGCGAAGATGAGGCTGTCGCAAAGTTCCAGCATTGACCGGCGCCGGGTGAAGGCAGCGGGCGGGCAGAAGCCATGGGAGTGATGACAAGGCGGGGGGCTGGCGAATGGTGGCACCGGCGCCTTGTCGCATGGGGCGCGATCTTCACCGATGCCCGGCCCGTGGGGCCGATGACACAAACCGCGCAGCCTAAAAGGTCCGACTGCCACCAGTAGCGGCCGTTAAAAAGGGGACTGAAAAGGGGGACAGAATTTGAAAATGCCCGGAAAGCGGCGTACTTGCTAGGGGGGTGGCGGAGAGGGTGGGATTCGAACCCACGTGGAGCTTACGCCCCCAACGGATTTCGAGTCCGCGCCGGTATGGCCACTTCGGTACCTCTCCGCAGGATGGCCGCTTGGCCTGAGGTTTGCCGTGGAGCGCGCCTAATATACCATCCGCCCCCCGCGCCGATGGCGGTTTTCGACACACCGAAACCGCCGCGCTGCCTGTCGAGGACTCAGCCCTGCGATATGGACTCCCCGAGTGGTGGGGTGCCAGTCTGGTGGCGGCCCTGCTGCTGATGCTTCTGCACTGGCCGGATCTGGCGCAGCGCTACCCGCAGCCGTCCCGGCTCGAGCGCGTGCAGCGATCCGGAAACCTGCGTGCCGCGGTGCCGGTAGATCCCGGCATTGATCACGCCGCGTTTCAGGATATGCACCACGCGTTGCTGCGCGAGTTCGCGAACCGGCTGGATGTGACCGTCAGCCTGGTCGAGGCCGAATCGCAGGCCGCGCTACTGGATATGCTGGCAGGCGACGAGGTGGATATCGCCGTTCCCGGACGGCCCTTGCCGGAGCCCTTGCCCGGCCATTTGCGCGCGGCTCCGGGATATGCCGACAGTCAAACGCACGTCGTGTGCAACGGCGCCACCCGTTTGCCGGCGGGTGTGGGGGAGGGCGCCGCGCTGCGGCAGATTCTCATCTCCGGCAGCGACGGCTATGTCTCGCGTCTGTATCGGGCCGGCGTGCGCCGGATCCGCCTCGCGCCGATCGCGCCCATGGGCACCGTGGCGTTGCTCGAGCGCGTGTCGGCGGGGGACATTCCCTGCACGCTGGCGCAGCGCGATGAAGCGGCGCGGGCACGACAGCGCCTGCCGACGCTGCGTCTGGGCGAGGCGGTTGGGCCACCGGGGCAGATTGCCTGGGTGCTGCGCAACACCCGCGACGATTCGCTGTCGCGGCAGGTGGACCGGTTTTTCCTCAAGGCCCGCAAGAGTGGACTGATTGCCCAACTGCGTGAACAGGACCGGGGTTTGCGCCGTCGCTTTGATGTGGTCGACCTGGATGGCTTCAGGCTGGCCCTGGCAACCAAGCTGCCGCGCTACGAGGCCGATTTCCGGCGCGCCGGAGCCGAACACGGCATCGACTGGCGGCTGCTGGCGGCGCTCGGCTATCAGGAATCGCGCTGGAATCCGCGCGCCGTGTCGCCGCGCGGCGCAGGTGGTCTGATGATGCTCACGGCCACCACCGCCCGCGGCCTGGGCGCGGGAGATCGTTTTGATGCGCGCTATTCGATCGATAGCGGAGCTCGCTATCTGGCCCGTTTGCGAGCCGATCTTGGCCATTCGGTGCCGGAACCGGACCGTACCTGGCTGACGCTGGCCGCCTACAACCAGGGGCCGGGCGGTCTGGCCCGTGCGCGTCGGGCAGTAGTGGCACAGGGTGGCAACCCGAACCGCTGGGCAGAGGTGCGCCGCGCCCTGCCCACGGTCCAGCGCGGCGCCCGCGGCTGGGAGCCGGTCTACCACGTCGAAAGCGTGCGTCGGTACTTTGCCCTGCTCAGTGTCGACGGAGCGCCTGATGCCCAGGTGCGCTTCGGACTCAGCCGGCGCGTCGGCCCTGCCGCAAGCGTCGGCGGCGATGCAGGGTCAGCACCGGGCCGGACACGGCGTAGCTCATGAACAGGCCCAGCAGCACCAGCGGCGGGTCGGTCGACACCACGGCGATGCCGATGGCAATTAGCACCGCGGCGAAAAACGGGATCCGCCCTCGCAGGTCGAAATCCTTGAAGCTGTAGTAGCGGAAATTGCTGACCATCAGGCCGCCGCCACCAACGGCCACCAGCAGGGCCAGCGGCATGCCCGCCCAGGCCGGAAAGCCGTAGGAATGGCCGGCCCACACGGCACTGGTGACCAGCGCTGCGGCCGACGGACTGGGCAGACCCTGGAAGTATCTTTTGCCGTAGACCTGCGGCTGGGTGTTGAAGCGGGCCAGGCGCAGGGCCGCCGCTGCGGCGTAAAAGAACGCCAGCAGCCAGCCGATCTTGCCCAGGTGCTGCAGCGACCAGTCGTACACCAGCAGTGCCGGCGCCACGCCGAAGGCGACCATGTCGGACAGGGAGTCGTACTCGGCGCCAAAGTCGGTTTCGGTGCCGGTCAGGCGCGCCACCCGGCCATCGAGGCCGTCGGTGATGATGGACACGAACACCGCAATGCAGGCCGGGCCGAACTGCCCCCGTCCGGCCGCGACGATCGAATAGAAGCCGGCAAACAGGCCCAGCGTGGTGAACAGGTTCGGCAGTATGTAGATGCCGCGCCGCCGCCGGCCGCCAGGCCTTTGCTCGCCGTCCATGCGCCGGCTCAGTTGCGCGAGCGGTCGACCACGCGGCTGGCCTTGATCCACGGCATCATGTCGCGCAGCTTGCCGCCAACCTGTTCGATCGGATGCTCCTGACCCAGGCGGCGCATGGCCTTGAGCATCGGCGCCCCGGCGCGGTTCTCGGCGATGAAGTCGCGCGCGAACTGGCCGGTCTGGATTTCCTTCAGGATGCGCCGCATCTCGGCCTTCGTCTCATCGGTGACGATGCGCGGGCCGCGCGTGAAGTCGCCGTACTCGGCGGTGTTGGAGATCGAGTAACGCATGTTGGCGATGCCGCCCTCATACATGAGGTCGACGATCAGCTTCAGTTCGTGCAGGCACTCGAAGTAGGCCATTTCGGGCGCGTAGCCGGCTTCCACCAGCGTCTCGAAACCGGCCATTACCAGCGCCGAGGTGCCGCCGCACAGAACGGCCTGTTCGCCGAACAGGTCGGTTTCGGTTTCCTCGCGGAAATTGGTTTCGATCACCCCGGCGCGCCCGCCGCCGATGGCCGATGCATAGGCCAGGGCCGTGTTGCGGGCGCTGCCGGACACGTCCTGATGCACGGCGATCAGGCACGGCACGCCGCCGCCCTGGGTGTAGGTATTGCGCACCAGATGACCGGGCCCCTTGGGCGCGATCATGAACACGTCAAGATCGGCGCGCGGCTCGATCTGCCCGAAATGGATGTTGAAGCCATGGGCGAAGGCCAGCGCGCCGCCCTGCTTCAGGTTTGGTGCGATCACGTCCAGGTACAGCTGCGCCTGGTGTTCGTCCGGTACCAGCACCATCACCACGTCGGCCTCGCGCACCGCCTGCTCGGGCGACAGCACGGTCAGCCCGGCGTTCTTGGCCTTGGCCACGGAAGTCGAGCTCTCGCGCAGGCCAACGCGCACGTCGACGCCCGATTCCTTCAGGTTCAGCGCGTGGGCATGGCCCTGCGAGCCGTAGCCCAGGATGGTGACCTTCTTGCCCTGGATGAGGGAAAGGTCGGCGTCCTTGTCGTAGAAGATATTCATGGTGCTTACCGCAGGATGGACAGAAAAATCAGGAACGCAGCGCCTTGGCGCCGCGCGAGATGGCCGAGGGCCCGCTACGGACCAGCTCGATGATGCTGGCCGGGTCGAGCGCGGCGATGAAGGCGGACAGCTTGTCGCCCTTGCCGGTCACTTCCACCACGCAGCTGGCGCGATTGATGTCGACCACCTGGCCGCGGAAGGCCGTGGTCAGGCGGGCGATCTCGTCACGCGCGGCGGCGGTCGCCGCCTTGACCTTGACCAGCAGCATTTCGCGCTCGATGTGCGCGCCCTCGGTGACGTCCATCAGCTTGACCACGTCCACCAGCTTGTTCAGCTGCTTGGTGATCTGCTCGACGATGGCGTCATCACCGCTGGTGGTCAGCGTCATGCGCGACAGGCTGGGGTCGTCGGTGGGCGCGACGCTGAGGGATTCGATGTTGTAGCCGCGGGCCGAGATCAGGCCGGCCACGCGCGACAGGGCGCCCGGCTCGTTTTCCAGCAGCAGGGACAGGATGTGCCGCATCAGGCCAGTTCCCGGTCGCGCAGGCCCTGCTGATAGGGCGACAGGCGCATCTCGTGCTGGCCCTTGCCGGCCTCGACCATCGGATAGACGTTTTCCGAGGCGTCGGTGATGAAGTCCATGAACACCAGCCGGTCCTTCATGGCAAACGCCTCGCGCAGGGCGCCTTCCACGTCCGCCGGGCGCTCGATGCGCATGCCGACGTGGCCGTAGGCCTCGGCCAGCTTCACGAAGTCGGGCAGGGCGTCCATGTAGGAGTGCGAGTAGCGCCCCTTGTACTGGAACTCCTGCCACTGGCGGACCATGCCCATGTAGCGGTTGTTCAGATTGACGACCTTGACCGGCAGCTCGTACTGCTTGGCCGTTGACAGCTCCTGGATGCACATCTGGATGCTGGCGTCGCCGGTCACGCACACCACGTCGGCGTCGGGGTAGGCGATTTTCACGCCCAGTGCCGCCGGCAGGCCAAAGCCCATGGTGCCCAGGCCGCCGGAATTGATCCAGCGATTGGGCTGATTGAAACCGTAGAACTGCGCCGTCCACATCTGGTGCTGGCCAACATCGGACGTCACGTAGGCATTGCCGCCGGTGATGCGGTGCAGGGCTTCGAGCACGGCCTGCGGCTTGATCAGCTCGCCGGTCTTGTCGTAGGCCAGGCATTGCTGCGCACGCCAGGCCTCGATGCGCGCCCACCAGGCCTTCAGCGATTCGCCATCCGGCTGCTGGTCCAGGGCTTCGATCTCGGCCAGCAAGTCTTCGAGCACCGATACCACGGTGCCGACGATGGGCACGTCGACCTTGACGTTCTTGGCGATCGAGGCCGGGTCGATGTCGACGTGGATGATGCGCGCGTAGGGGCAGAAGCTCGCCAGCTCGCCGGTGACCCGGTCATCGAAACGGGCGCCCACGGCCAGCAGCACGTCGCACTCGTGCATGGCCATGTTGGCCTCGATGGTGCCGTGCATGCCGAGCATCCCCAGGAACTGCCGGTCATCCGCCGGGTAAGCGCCCAGACCCATCAGCGTGTTGGTGATCGGAAAGCCCAGCCGGCGCGTGAGCTGCGTCAGCTGCGCTGAGCCCTTGCCCAGCACCACGCCGCCGCCGGTGTAGATCATCGGCCGCTTGGCCTTGACCAGCAACTGCGCTGCCTTGCGGATCTGCCCCGGATGGCCTTTCTGGACCGGGTTGTAGGAGCGCATCTCGACCGGCGGTGGGTAGGCATAGTGCGTACGGTGCGCGGTCACATCCTTGGGCACGTCCACCACCACCGGGCCGGGGCGGCCGGTGGTTGCGATGTGAAACGCCTTGCGCAAGGTCAGCGCCAGATCGGCCACATCCTTGACCAGGAAGTTGTGCTTCACGCACGGCCGCGTAATGCCGACCGTGTCGGCCTCCTGGAAGGCATCATTACCGATCAGGTGGGTCGCCACCTGGCCGGTGATGACCACCATCGGGATCGAGTCCATGTAAGCGGTGGCGATGCCGGTGACGGCATTGGTCGCACCCGGGCCGGAGGTGACCAGCACCACGCCCGGCTCGCCGGTGGCGCGGGCATAGCCGTCGGCGGCATGGGTGGCTGCCTGCTCGTGCCGCACCAGGATGTGCTCGACCTCCTGCTGGCCATAGAGCGCGTCGTAGATATGCAGCACGGCGCCGCCCGGGTAGCCGAATACATGGCGCACGCCCTGATCGCGCAGGAAACGGACGATGATTTCGGCGCCGGTGAGTTCCACCTGCCCTCCGCGGGGGTGTGCTGGATCAAAGGGTTTTACGGACGGCGAGCCCGTAAAAAAAGGTCGGCAAGGATAGCAGATTTGACCCTGCCGTCAGCGCCGCGGCGCTGCGTTGTTGGCTGCGGGAGGCCGCTGCTAGAATCGGTCTTCCGCGCTGCAGCAGTGGGCGACCGAATGGGTCCTCGGCTGCGCGTTGCGGGCCCGGGCGCTACCCGCGTGCGGGGCGCAGTCCCCTGATCACCCGACACCAGGAATCACGATGGCCGACAGCGTCAAGGTCGAAATCGAAGGGCAGACATACGAATTCCCGGTCATGACCGGCTCCGAAGGGGAAAAGGCGATCGACATCAGCGATCTGCGCACCCGGACCGGTTACATCACCATGGACCCGGCGTACATGAACACCGGCGCCACGGTCAGTTCGGTCACGTTCCTGGACGGCGAGCAGGGCATCCTGCGCTATCGCGGCATTCCGATCGAGCAACTGGCCGAACAGTCGTCGTTCACGGAAACCGCCTACCTGCTGATTTACGGCCGCTTGCCGACGCGACAGGAATTGGTCGCCTTTCGTCTTCAGGTCAGTCGCCACTCGATGATCCACGAGGGTCTCAAGGAGCTGATCGACCGCTTTCCGCCGGGCGCCCACCCGATGGCCATCCTGTCGTCCGCGGTGTGCGCCATGTCGGCCTATTACCCGGAACTGGCCAAGATGGACCAGACGCCGGAAGAGGTGGAGCTGTCCATCGTGCGCCTGATCGCCAAGATCACGACGATCGCGGCCTACGCCTACAAGCAGTCCATCGGCCACCCGCTGCTGTACCCGGACAACAGCCTCGGTTACTGCGCCAATTTTCTGCGCATGATGTTTGGCGTGCCGTGTGAGCCCTACGTGGTCGATGACGACCTGGTCAAGGCGCTGAAAGTCCTGATGATCCTGCACGCCGACCACGAGCAGAACTGTTCCACGTCCACCGTGCGTCTGGTCGGCTCCTCGCGCGCCAACCTGTTCGCAGCCGTGTCGGCCGGCATCCTCGCGCTGTGGGGGCCGCTGCATGGCGGCGCCAACCAGGAAGTGCTGGAGATGCTGGAGGAAATTCAGCGCGACGGCGGCGACGTGGCCAAGTTCGTGCTCAAGGCCAAGGATCCCAAGGATCCGTTCCGCCTCATGGGCTTCGGCCACCGCGTGTACAAGAACTACGACCCGCGCGCCACCATCATCAAGCGCACTGCCGACACCGTGCTGACCAAGCTTGGCAAGCAGGACGAGCCGCTGCTCAAGATCGCCAAGGAGCTGGAGGAAGCGGCGCGTTCGGACAGCTATTTCGTCGACCGCAAGCTGTACCCGAACGTCGATTTCTACTCCGGCATCATCTACCACGCCATGGGCATCCCGACCACCATGTTCACGGTGATGTTCGCCATTGGCCGCCTGCCGGGCTGGATCGCCCAGTGGAAGGAGATGCTGGAGCAGAAGGCCAAGATCGGTCGTCCGCGTCAGATATACGTCGGGCCGACCAAGACCGACTACGTGCCGATCGAAGCCCGCGGCTGAGCCGCCCGGGCTGCTGTCGGTCCGCCCGGCGGGCCGACCTAAATCCTGATCCCGGCCGCTGGCCGGGTTTTCCGTATCCGAGGGGGAGCAGCGCTTGAGCGGCAGCATTCTTGATCGTCTGGACAGCGCGCGGGCAGCGGCCAAGCTCGGCGGCGGCGCGGATCGCATCGCCGCCCAGCACGCCAAGGGCAAGCTCACGGCCCGCGAGCGCGTCGATCTGTTGCTGGATGCCGGTTCCTTCTGCGAGCTGGACACGCTCAAGCAGCACCGCTGCCAGGATTTCGGCATGGCCGACAAGCAGTTTCCGGGTGACGGCGTGGTTACCGGGTACGGCACCATCAACGGCCGCCTGAGCTTTGTGTTCTCGCAGGATTTCACGGTCTTTGGCGGCGCCTTGTCCGAGACCCACGCCGAGAAAATCTGCAAGGTCATGGATCGGGCGGTCGAGGTCGGGGCGCCGGTGATTGGTCTTAACGACTCCGGCGGCGCACGCATCCAGGAAGGCGTGGCCTCGCTCGGCGGGTACGCGGAAATCTTCTGGCGCAACGTGCAGGCCTCCGGCGTAGTGCCGCAGCTGTCGGTCATCATGGGGCCGTGCGCCGGCGGGGCGGTGTATTCGCCGGCCATGACCGACTTCATCTTCATGGTGAAGGACAGTTCCTACATGTTCGTGACCGGGCCCAACGTGGTCAAAACGGTCACCCACGAGGACGTGACATCGGAAGACCTGGGCGGCGCCGTCACGCACACGGCCAAGTCCGGCGTGGCCGACCTGGCGCTCGAGAACGACATCGAGGCCATGGTCCAGACGCGGCGGCTGTTCGATTTCCTGCCGCTGAACAACCTGGAAACCCCGCCCAGCTACCCGTGCGACGACCCGGCCGACCGGGCCGAGCCGTCCCTGGACACGCTGGTGCCGGAAAACGCCACCCAGCCCTACGACATCAAGCAGCTGATCCACAAGATCGTCGACCACCGCGATTTTTTCGAGATCCAGCCGGACTACGCCAAGAACATCGTCATCGGCTTTGCCCGCATGGAAGGCCGCACGGTCGGCATCGTCGCCAACAACCCCAAGGTGCTGGCCGGCGTGCTGGACATCGACTCCTCGCGCAAGGCGGCGCGCTTCGTGCGGTTCTGTGACTGCTTCAACGTGCCGCTGGTCACCCTGGTCGACGTGCCGGGTTTCCTGCCGGGCACCACCCAGGAGCGCGGCGCCATCATCAAGCACGGCGCCAAGCTGCTGTACGCCTACGCCGAGGCCACCGTGCCCAAGCTCACCGTCATCACCCGCAAGGCCTACGGCGGCGCCTACGACGTGATGAGCAGCAAGCACATCCGCGGCGACATCAACTACGCATGGCCGACCGCCGAGATCGCCGTCATGGGCCCCAAGGGTGCGGTCGAGGTCATGTACCGGCGCCAGATCGACCAGTCGGCGGACCCGGCCGCCGAGACCGCTCGCCTGGAGCAGGAATACCGCGAGCGCTTCGCGAACCCCTTCGTCGCTGCCGAGCGCGGCTTCATCGACGACGTGATCACGCCCAGCCGCACCCGCGAGCACCTGTGCCGGGCGCTGCGCATGCTGGCCAACAAGAGCGTGCAGCGGCCGTTCAAAAAGCACGGCAATATCCCGCTCTGAGCAGTTGAAGCAACCATGCCGCTCTTCAAGAAAATCCTCATCGCAAACCGCGGCGAAATCGCCTGTCGGGTGATTCGCTCCTGCCAGCGTCTGGGCATCGCCACGGTTGCCATCCACTCCGAAGCGGACAGGAACGCGCTGCACGTGCGCATGGCGGACGAGGCCTGGCCGGTCGGGCCGGCACCCAGCGCGCAGTCCTATCTGAACGTCGAGCGCATCCTGGAAGTGATCGCCGCCTCCGGGGCACAGGCGGTGCATCCGGGCTACGGCTTTTTGTCCGAGAACGCCGAGTTCGCGCGCCGGCTGGAAGATGCCGGCGTGGTGTTCATCGGGCCGCCGCAGGGCGCCGTGCGCGCCATGGGCGACAAGATCGAGTCCAAGAAACTGGCCGTCGAAGCCGGCGTCAGCACCGTGCCCGGCTACGTCGGCATCATCGACACCCCCGACGAGGCGGTGCGCATCGCCGAGGACATCGGCTTCCCGGTCATGATCAAGGCCACCGCCGGTGGTGGCGGCAAGGGCATGCGGGTGGTGAACCGGCGCGAGGAAATGGCCGAGGGCTTTCGCGCCGCGGCCTCCGAGGCGCGCTCGAGCTTCGGCGACGACCGGGTGTTCATCGAGAAATACATCACCCGCCCGCGGCACATCGAAATCCAGGTGCTTGGCGACCGGCAGGGCAACATCGTGTACCTGGGCGAGCGCGAGTGCTCCATCCAGCGCCGTCACCAGAAGGTGATCGAGGAGGCGCCCAGTCTGTTTCTGACGCCCGAGGTGCGCCGCGCCATGGGCGAGCAGGCGGTGGCCTTGGCGCATGCCGTCGGCTATCACTCGGCCGGCACGGTGGAGTTCATCGTCGACCAGGACCGCAATTTTTACTTCCTGGAGATGAACACCCGCCTGCAGGTGGAGCATCCGGTCACGGAACTGGTGACCGGCGTCGATCTGGTCGAGCAGATGATCCGCATCGCCGCCGGTGAGCCGCTCGCCCTGCGCCAGGAAGACGTGACGCTGACCGGCTGGGCCATCGAGGCGCGCGTGTATGCCGAGGACGCGCGGCGCGGTTTTCTGCCCTCGATCGGCCGCCTCACCGATTATCGGGAACCGACCGGCCCCGGCATCCGTGTCGATTCGGGCACTTACGAGGGCGGCGAGATTTCCATGTACTACGACCCCATGATCGCCAAGCTGATCGCCTACGGCGAGGATCGCGCCCAGGCCACGGCGCGGTTGGTCGATGCGCTGGACAGCTACGACATCCGCGGCGTGACCACGAATCTGGATTTCCTGGGCAGCCTGCTGAGCCATCCGCGGTTTGCCAGCGGCGACATTTCCACCAACTTCATTGCCGAGGAGTACCCGGACGGCTACGACGAACCGACGGTCGACGCGCAGGAGCGCGAGCTGTTCGCAGTGATCGCGGCCTACGTGCGCGCCCAGCAGGAACTGCGCGCCCGCAACGTGCACGCCGGCGATGCCGACAGCCCGTGGAAGCTGCTCAAGCGCGCCGGGCAGGGGGGCTGAACCGTGGCCGGGCAGGACAAGACGTTTTATGTCGCCATCCAGGGCGAATCGGTGCGCCTGGACGTGGGCGAGGTCAGCGACACCGGCGCCCAGTTCCGCATCGGCGAGCACACGCACGCCGTGCACGGCCGGTACCGGCCCGGGCAGGCGCTGCAGGAGCTCACCATCGACGGCTACCCGGTGCGTTTTCGCGTCGACCCGTCCGGCGGGCGGCTGACCATCACGCGCCGCGGCAAGCAGGTCAGCACCCGGGCGATGACCGCCCTGGAACACGACCTGTACGCGCTGATGCCGGTAAAGCAGGCTGCCGACACCTCGAACCTGGTCCTGTCGCCCATGCCGGGCAAGCTCATCGCCGTGTACGTGGAAGCCGGCCAGGCGGTCAAGGCCGGTGAAGCACTGTGCGTCATCGAGGCCATGAAGATGGAAAACGTGCTGTTTGCCGAACGCGACGGCACGGTAGTCAAGCTCGACATCAGCGCCGGCCAGACCGTGGATGCCGACCAGTTGCTGATCGAGTTCGACCGGCCGGGCTGAGGCTGGCCAAAGCCCGGAGCAAACCCATGATCGGCCGCCTGAACCACATCGCCATCGCCACGCCGGACCTGCAGGCCGCCGCGCAGCGCTATCGCGACTGCCTGGCCTCGCCGGCGCAGGTGTCGGCGCCGCTGGCGCTGCCGGAACACGGCGTCACGACCGTGTTCGTGGATACCGGCAATACCAAGCTCGAACTGCTCGAACCGCTCGGCGAGCAGTCACCCATTGCCAAATTTCTGGAAAAGAACCCGGAGGGCGGCCTGCACCACCTGTGCTTCGAGGTGCCGGACCTGGCCGTCGCCATCACCACCGTCAAGGCATCCGGCATCCGCGTGCTGGGTGAGCCGCGTATCGGCGCTCATGGTCTGCCGGTCGTGTTCCTGCACCCGAAGGATTGCGGCGGCGTTTTGATGGAGCTGGAGCAGACCTCGGCCACAGCCGGCTGAACGGCTCGGCCGTGGCCGGCTGCACAGGCGGCCTCAGCCGAGCAGGCGCCGAAAGCGCGCCACCGAGAAGCCGAACATCAGCCCGCCGAGCACCCGCATGCCCAGGATGTCGTGCCAGACGCAGGCCAGGCCGTTGCCCTTGAACACTTCATGTTGGACTGACGCAGGAAGGCAAATAGATTCAACCCTCGTTCGAAAAACACCCTTGCGAAGCCTGCGC
This Immundisolibacter cernigliae DNA region includes the following protein-coding sequences:
- a CDS encoding transglycosylase SLT domain-containing protein, with amino-acid sequence MAALLLMLLHWPDLAQRYPQPSRLERVQRSGNLRAAVPVDPGIDHAAFQDMHHALLREFANRLDVTVSLVEAESQAALLDMLAGDEVDIAVPGRPLPEPLPGHLRAAPGYADSQTHVVCNGATRLPAGVGEGAALRQILISGSDGYVSRLYRAGVRRIRLAPIAPMGTVALLERVSAGDIPCTLAQRDEAARARQRLPTLRLGEAVGPPGQIAWVLRNTRDDSLSRQVDRFFLKARKSGLIAQLREQDRGLRRRFDVVDLDGFRLALATKLPRYEADFRRAGAEHGIDWRLLAALGYQESRWNPRAVSPRGAGGLMMLTATTARGLGAGDRFDARYSIDSGARYLARLRADLGHSVPEPDRTWLTLAAYNQGPGGLARARRAVVAQGGNPNRWAEVRRALPTVQRGARGWEPVYHVESVRRYFALLSVDGAPDAQVRFGLSRRVGPAASVGGDAGSAPGRTRRSS
- the pssA gene encoding CDP-diacylglycerol--serine O-phosphatidyltransferase; the encoded protein is MDGEQRPGGRRRRGIYILPNLFTTLGLFAGFYSIVAAGRGQFGPACIAVFVSIITDGLDGRVARLTGTETDFGAEYDSLSDMVAFGVAPALLVYDWSLQHLGKIGWLLAFFYAAAAALRLARFNTQPQVYGKRYFQGLPSPSAAALVTSAVWAGHSYGFPAWAGMPLALLVAVGGGGLMVSNFRYYSFKDFDLRGRIPFFAAVLIAIGIAVVSTDPPLVLLGLFMSYAVSGPVLTLHRRRRLRQGRRAG
- the ilvC gene encoding ketol-acid reductoisomerase, whose translation is MNIFYDKDADLSLIQGKKVTILGYGSQGHAHALNLKESGVDVRVGLRESSTSVAKAKNAGLTVLSPEQAVREADVVMVLVPDEHQAQLYLDVIAPNLKQGGALAFAHGFNIHFGQIEPRADLDVFMIAPKGPGHLVRNTYTQGGGVPCLIAVHQDVSGSARNTALAYASAIGGGRAGVIETNFREETETDLFGEQAVLCGGTSALVMAGFETLVEAGYAPEMAYFECLHELKLIVDLMYEGGIANMRYSISNTAEYGDFTRGPRIVTDETKAEMRRILKEIQTGQFARDFIAENRAGAPMLKAMRRLGQEHPIEQVGGKLRDMMPWIKASRVVDRSRN
- the ilvN gene encoding acetolactate synthase small subunit: MRHILSLLLENEPGALSRVAGLISARGYNIESLSVAPTDDPSLSRMTLTTSGDDAIVEQITKQLNKLVDVVKLMDVTEGAHIEREMLLVKVKAATAAARDEIARLTTAFRGQVVDINRASCVVEVTGKGDKLSAFIAALDPASIIELVRSGPSAISRGAKALRS
- a CDS encoding acetolactate synthase 3 large subunit translates to MELTGAEIIVRFLRDQGVRHVFGYPGGAVLHIYDALYGQQEVEHILVRHEQAATHAADGYARATGEPGVVLVTSGPGATNAVTGIATAYMDSIPMVVITGQVATHLIGNDAFQEADTVGITRPCVKHNFLVKDVADLALTLRKAFHIATTGRPGPVVVDVPKDVTAHRTHYAYPPPVEMRSYNPVQKGHPGQIRKAAQLLVKAKRPMIYTGGGVVLGKGSAQLTQLTRRLGFPITNTLMGLGAYPADDRQFLGMLGMHGTIEANMAMHECDVLLAVGARFDDRVTGELASFCPYARIIHVDIDPASIAKNVKVDVPIVGTVVSVLEDLLAEIEALDQQPDGESLKAWWARIEAWRAQQCLAYDKTGELIKPQAVLEALHRITGGNAYVTSDVGQHQMWTAQFYGFNQPNRWINSGGLGTMGFGLPAALGVKIAYPDADVVCVTGDASIQMCIQELSTAKQYELPVKVVNLNNRYMGMVRQWQEFQYKGRYSHSYMDALPDFVKLAEAYGHVGMRIERPADVEGALREAFAMKDRLVFMDFITDASENVYPMVEAGKGQHEMRLSPYQQGLRDRELA
- a CDS encoding citrate synthase; this encodes MADSVKVEIEGQTYEFPVMTGSEGEKAIDISDLRTRTGYITMDPAYMNTGATVSSVTFLDGEQGILRYRGIPIEQLAEQSSFTETAYLLIYGRLPTRQELVAFRLQVSRHSMIHEGLKELIDRFPPGAHPMAILSSAVCAMSAYYPELAKMDQTPEEVELSIVRLIAKITTIAAYAYKQSIGHPLLYPDNSLGYCANFLRMMFGVPCEPYVVDDDLVKALKVLMILHADHEQNCSTSTVRLVGSSRANLFAAVSAGILALWGPLHGGANQEVLEMLEEIQRDGGDVAKFVLKAKDPKDPFRLMGFGHRVYKNYDPRATIIKRTADTVLTKLGKQDEPLLKIAKELEEAARSDSYFVDRKLYPNVDFYSGIIYHAMGIPTTMFTVMFAIGRLPGWIAQWKEMLEQKAKIGRPRQIYVGPTKTDYVPIEARG
- a CDS encoding acyl-CoA carboxylase subunit beta yields the protein MSGSILDRLDSARAAAKLGGGADRIAAQHAKGKLTARERVDLLLDAGSFCELDTLKQHRCQDFGMADKQFPGDGVVTGYGTINGRLSFVFSQDFTVFGGALSETHAEKICKVMDRAVEVGAPVIGLNDSGGARIQEGVASLGGYAEIFWRNVQASGVVPQLSVIMGPCAGGAVYSPAMTDFIFMVKDSSYMFVTGPNVVKTVTHEDVTSEDLGGAVTHTAKSGVADLALENDIEAMVQTRRLFDFLPLNNLETPPSYPCDDPADRAEPSLDTLVPENATQPYDIKQLIHKIVDHRDFFEIQPDYAKNIVIGFARMEGRTVGIVANNPKVLAGVLDIDSSRKAARFVRFCDCFNVPLVTLVDVPGFLPGTTQERGAIIKHGAKLLYAYAEATVPKLTVITRKAYGGAYDVMSSKHIRGDINYAWPTAEIAVMGPKGAVEVMYRRQIDQSADPAAETARLEQEYRERFANPFVAAERGFIDDVITPSRTREHLCRALRMLANKSVQRPFKKHGNIPL
- the accC gene encoding acetyl-CoA carboxylase biotin carboxylase subunit, which produces MPLFKKILIANRGEIACRVIRSCQRLGIATVAIHSEADRNALHVRMADEAWPVGPAPSAQSYLNVERILEVIAASGAQAVHPGYGFLSENAEFARRLEDAGVVFIGPPQGAVRAMGDKIESKKLAVEAGVSTVPGYVGIIDTPDEAVRIAEDIGFPVMIKATAGGGGKGMRVVNRREEMAEGFRAAASEARSSFGDDRVFIEKYITRPRHIEIQVLGDRQGNIVYLGERECSIQRRHQKVIEEAPSLFLTPEVRRAMGEQAVALAHAVGYHSAGTVEFIVDQDRNFYFLEMNTRLQVEHPVTELVTGVDLVEQMIRIAAGEPLALRQEDVTLTGWAIEARVYAEDARRGFLPSIGRLTDYREPTGPGIRVDSGTYEGGEISMYYDPMIAKLIAYGEDRAQATARLVDALDSYDIRGVTTNLDFLGSLLSHPRFASGDISTNFIAEEYPDGYDEPTVDAQERELFAVIAAYVRAQQELRARNVHAGDADSPWKLLKRAGQGG